Proteins encoded by one window of Candidatus Nitrosocosmicus hydrocola:
- a CDS encoding endonuclease/exonuclease/phosphatase family protein, with translation MRIATFNVENMFERPLAMNLPSWEDGKKVLKDFDDLTNLIQNQTYTEQIKQDILKIMGQHKGLLANHVSKFISLVEVREKLVKKQKGEYVVVPDGRDKWIGWFELKKDTIKEVAIENTARVINELKADILCVVEAENRISLKRFNEMMLPKLNGQPFNHIMLIDGNDDRGIDVGITTRKPFEIKSMVSHIDDDDNEGQIFSRDCAEYHVSTGSDKDLVVLINHFKSKGFGNQQDNNKKRRRQAKKVRDIYNELAKKFEYVIVAGDLNDTPDSVPLKPLLGNGSNLVDVMKHEKYVGDGRPGTHGNGSKGGKLDYILMSPEVGKKVKLGGIERRGVWGGKNGDLFPHFPEIKSAKDAASDHAALWIDVDL, from the coding sequence GTGCGGATAGCTACCTTTAACGTTGAGAACATGTTCGAAAGGCCATTGGCAATGAATTTGCCATCATGGGAGGATGGTAAAAAAGTTCTTAAAGATTTTGATGATTTGACCAACCTAATTCAAAATCAGACATATACCGAGCAAATTAAACAAGATATTCTAAAAATAATGGGACAACACAAAGGATTACTGGCAAACCATGTGAGTAAGTTCATTTCTCTTGTAGAGGTCAGAGAAAAGTTGGTAAAGAAGCAAAAGGGAGAATATGTGGTTGTTCCCGACGGTAGGGACAAGTGGATAGGATGGTTTGAGCTTAAAAAGGACACTATTAAAGAAGTGGCAATTGAAAATACTGCTAGGGTTATCAATGAGTTAAAAGCTGATATATTATGTGTAGTCGAAGCTGAGAATAGGATTTCATTAAAGCGCTTTAATGAAATGATGTTACCAAAATTAAATGGACAACCGTTTAACCACATAATGCTTATTGATGGTAATGATGATCGAGGTATAGACGTGGGTATAACAACAAGAAAACCTTTTGAAATCAAGTCAATGGTTAGTCACATTGATGACGATGATAATGAAGGGCAGATTTTTAGTAGGGATTGTGCTGAGTACCATGTTTCTACAGGATCGGACAAAGACTTGGTAGTATTGATAAACCATTTTAAAAGCAAAGGCTTTGGAAATCAACAAGATAACAACAAGAAACGCAGGCGACAAGCTAAAAAGGTCAGAGACATATACAATGAACTAGCCAAGAAGTTTGAATATGTAATAGTCGCAGGAGATCTAAATGACACTCCTGACAGTGTCCCCCTTAAACCTCTTTTGGGAAATGGATCAAACTTGGTGGATGTAATGAAACACGAAAAATATGTTGGTGATGGTCGACCAGGAACTCATGGCAATGGATCAAAAGGAGGAAAACTGGATTATATTCTGATGTCGCCAGAAGTTGGAAAGAAGGTCAAGTTAGGAGGTATTGAAAGAAGAGGAGTATGGGGAGGAAAAAATGGTGATCTTTTCCCGCACTTTCCGGAAATAAAATCGGCAAAGGACGCAGCTTCAGACCATGCAGCGTTATGGATAGATGTGGATTTATAA